The Cellulomonas sp. P24 genome contains a region encoding:
- the leuC gene encoding 3-isopropylmalate dehydratase large subunit, with amino-acid sequence MAGTLAEKVWDAHIVRRGSDGAPDLLYIDLHLVHEVTSPQAFEGLRLAGRRVRRPDLTIATEDHNTPTLDIDRQIADVTSRTQIQTLRNNAAEFGVRLHSLGDADQGIVHVVGPQLGLTMPGLTVVCGDSHTSTHGAFGALAFGIGTSEVEHVLATQTLPLVPFKTMAVTITGALRPGTTAKDIILAVIAKIGTGGGQGYVLEYRGEAIRALSMEARMTICNMSIEAGARAGMIAPDETTFAYLKGRPHAPEGADWDAAVEYWSTLRSDDDAVFDAEVVLDANDLEPFVTWGTNPGQGLPLSANVPIPEEIADANDRVAAERAIEYMALTPGTPLRDIAVDTVFIGSCTNGRIEDLRAVAEIIAGRRKADSLRVLVVPGSARVRLQAEAEGLDKIFLDFGAEWRNAGCSMCLGMNPDQLAPGERSASTSNRNFEGRQGKGGRTHLVSPLVAAATAIRGTLSSPADLVDA; translated from the coding sequence ATGGCCGGCACGCTGGCAGAGAAGGTCTGGGACGCGCACATCGTGCGCCGCGGCAGCGACGGCGCGCCGGACCTCCTCTACATCGACCTCCACCTGGTGCACGAGGTCACCAGCCCGCAGGCGTTCGAGGGGCTGCGGCTCGCGGGTCGCCGTGTCCGCCGTCCCGACCTCACGATCGCGACCGAGGACCACAACACCCCCACGCTGGACATCGACCGGCAGATCGCCGATGTGACCAGTCGGACGCAGATCCAGACCCTGCGGAACAACGCGGCCGAGTTCGGGGTGCGGCTCCACTCCCTCGGCGACGCCGACCAGGGCATCGTCCACGTCGTCGGTCCGCAGCTCGGGCTGACCATGCCGGGTCTGACCGTCGTCTGCGGTGACTCCCACACGTCGACCCACGGTGCGTTCGGTGCGCTCGCGTTCGGCATCGGCACGAGCGAGGTCGAGCACGTGCTCGCGACCCAGACCCTGCCGCTCGTGCCGTTCAAGACGATGGCGGTCACGATCACCGGGGCGCTGCGCCCGGGGACGACGGCCAAGGACATCATCCTGGCGGTCATCGCGAAGATCGGCACCGGCGGCGGCCAGGGCTACGTCCTGGAGTACCGGGGCGAGGCCATCCGTGCGCTCTCGATGGAGGCGCGCATGACGATCTGCAACATGTCGATCGAGGCCGGCGCGCGCGCCGGGATGATCGCGCCCGACGAGACGACGTTCGCCTACCTGAAGGGGCGCCCGCACGCACCCGAGGGGGCCGACTGGGACGCCGCGGTCGAGTACTGGAGCACGCTGAGGAGCGACGACGACGCGGTGTTCGACGCCGAGGTCGTCCTCGACGCGAACGACCTCGAGCCGTTCGTCACCTGGGGGACCAACCCCGGTCAGGGGCTGCCGCTGTCGGCCAACGTGCCGATCCCCGAGGAGATCGCCGACGCGAACGACCGCGTCGCCGCCGAGCGGGCGATCGAGTACATGGCGCTGACGCCGGGGACCCCGCTGCGTGACATCGCCGTCGACACCGTGTTCATCGGGTCCTGCACGAACGGGCGGATCGAGGACCTCCGCGCGGTTGCCGAGATCATCGCGGGCCGGCGCAAGGCCGACAGCCTGCGGGTCCTGGTCGTCCCCGGGTCAGCCCGCGTGCGTCTGCAGGCCGAGGCCGAGGGCCTCGACAAGATCTTCCTCGACTTCGGTGCGGAGTGGCGCAACGCCGGCTGCTCCATGTGCCTGGGGATGAACCCCGACCAGCTCGCCCCGGGCGAGCGGAGCGCGTCGACGTCCAACCGCAACTTCGAGGGACGCCAGGGCAAGGGCGGCCGCACGCACCTCGTCTCGCCGCTCGTCGCGGCAGCGACCGCGATCCGCGGCACGTTGTCCTCGCCCGCCGACCTCGTCGACGCCTGA
- the leuD gene encoding 3-isopropylmalate dehydratase small subunit → MEKFTQHTGVGVPLRRSNVDTDQIIPAVYLKRVTRTGFEDALFAAWRSDPAFVLNQDAYANGSVLVAGPDFGTGSSREHAVWALHDYGFKVVISARFADIFRGNSGKQGLLAAQVSPEDVELLWKILESKPGTEVTVDLESRTVVCEDVVVPFQVDDYTRWRLMEGLDDIGLTLNHEAEISAFEKTRATWRPTTLPAKHLPSVEIVAARPIG, encoded by the coding sequence ATGGAGAAGTTCACCCAGCACACCGGCGTCGGGGTCCCGTTGCGGCGCAGCAACGTCGACACCGACCAGATCATCCCGGCGGTCTACCTCAAGCGGGTCACGCGGACCGGCTTCGAGGACGCGCTGTTCGCCGCCTGGCGCAGCGACCCCGCGTTCGTCCTGAACCAGGACGCCTACGCGAACGGTTCGGTGCTCGTCGCCGGTCCGGACTTCGGCACCGGGTCCTCACGCGAGCACGCGGTCTGGGCGCTCCACGACTACGGCTTCAAGGTCGTCATCTCGGCGCGGTTCGCGGACATCTTCCGCGGCAACTCGGGCAAGCAGGGGCTGCTCGCGGCCCAGGTGAGCCCGGAGGACGTCGAGCTCCTGTGGAAGATCCTCGAGTCGAAGCCGGGCACCGAGGTGACGGTCGACCTCGAGTCGCGCACCGTCGTGTGCGAGGACGTCGTGGTGCCGTTCCAGGTCGACGACTACACCCGCTGGCGACTCATGGAGGGGCTCGACGACATCGGGCTGACGCTGAACCACGAGGCGGAGATCTCCGCGTTCGAGAAGACGCGTGCGACCTGGCGGCCGACCACGTTGCCGGCCAAGCACCTTCCCTCGGTCGAGATCGTCGCGGCGCGTCCCATCGGCTGA
- a CDS encoding HU family DNA-binding protein, which produces MNKTEMLAELERRLGSHGAAVSALDAVLDTLQEAVAVGDKVTLTGFGTFERITRPARTGRNPRTGEPLEIAATWLPHFRAGTGLRAAVAAGTTTRRAARVAAAPSTRRAATSGARAARTTADATSDTATGAEPVATAGVPAEPSGATAPGSTAPGSSKAPGNSKASGKKTTGAKTPGAKTPGAKSPGKKTSGAKAPGKKTSAKAPTGKTPAAKKSVGKKGAAKGSAKKSGGKGK; this is translated from the coding sequence GTGAACAAGACCGAGATGCTGGCGGAGCTCGAACGACGGCTCGGGAGCCACGGGGCTGCGGTCTCGGCGCTCGACGCCGTGCTCGACACCCTCCAGGAGGCGGTCGCCGTGGGGGACAAGGTCACCTTGACCGGGTTCGGGACGTTCGAGCGCATCACCCGCCCGGCGCGGACCGGCCGCAACCCGCGGACCGGGGAGCCGCTCGAGATCGCCGCGACCTGGCTCCCGCACTTCAGGGCCGGCACCGGCCTGCGTGCCGCGGTGGCCGCCGGGACGACCACACGTCGGGCGGCGCGGGTCGCGGCCGCTCCGTCGACGCGACGCGCGGCGACGAGCGGCGCGCGAGCGGCCAGGACGACAGCGGATGCGACGTCGGACACCGCGACCGGCGCAGAGCCCGTCGCGACGGCAGGCGTCCCCGCTGAGCCGTCCGGTGCGACGGCTCCCGGCTCGACGGCACCAGGCAGCTCGAAGGCACCAGGCAACTCGAAGGCATCAGGCAAGAAGACCACGGGTGCGAAGACTCCGGGTGCGAAGACTCCGGGTGCGAAGTCACCGGGCAAGAAGACCTCCGGTGCGAAGGCACCGGGCAAGAAGACCTCGGCCAAGGCCCCGACCGGGAAGACGCCGGCAGCCAAGAAGTCCGTCGGCAAGAAGGGCGCTGCGAAGGGCTCGGCCAAGAAGTCCGGCGGCAAGGGCAAGTAG
- the murA gene encoding UDP-N-acetylglucosamine 1-carboxyvinyltransferase yields MGASDALRVNGGRPLTGEITVRGAKNFVSKAMVASLLGESPSVLRNVPAIRDVAVVGGLLELHGVGVDLDEDAGVLRLDPSRVETAHVADIDAHAGSSRIPILFCGPLLHRLGEAFIPDLGGCRIGDRPINYHLDILRQFGAVVEKRDQGIYIHAPQRLRGTKLTLPYPSVGATEQLLLTAVRADGITELANAAIEPEILDLIAVLQKMGAIISVDTDRVIRIEGVDRLTGYRHTALSDRIEAASWASAALATGGDIMVRGATQPEMTTFLNTFRKVGGEFEIDDVGIRFYHPGGELRSIVLETDVHPGFMTDWQQPLVVALTQATGLSIVHETVYENRFGFTDALRRMGATIQVYRECLGGRPCRFGQRNFFHSAVVSGPTPLRAADVEVPDLRGGFSHLIAALTASGTSTVHGIGLIDRGYERFTEKLGALGAEFTRI; encoded by the coding sequence ATGGGTGCGTCCGACGCGCTGCGCGTCAACGGGGGCCGTCCGCTCACCGGCGAGATCACGGTCCGCGGCGCGAAGAACTTCGTGTCCAAGGCGATGGTCGCGTCGCTGCTCGGCGAGAGCCCGAGCGTGCTGCGCAACGTGCCCGCGATCCGTGACGTCGCCGTGGTCGGTGGACTCCTCGAGCTGCACGGGGTCGGTGTCGACCTGGACGAGGACGCCGGGGTGCTGCGTCTCGACCCGAGCCGGGTCGAGACGGCCCACGTGGCCGACATCGACGCACACGCGGGGTCGAGCCGGATCCCGATCCTCTTCTGCGGCCCGCTCCTGCACCGTCTCGGCGAGGCGTTCATCCCGGACCTCGGCGGTTGCCGGATCGGCGACCGGCCGATCAACTACCACCTGGACATCCTGCGCCAGTTCGGGGCGGTCGTGGAGAAGCGGGACCAGGGCATCTACATCCACGCCCCGCAGCGGCTGCGCGGTACCAAGCTCACGCTCCCGTACCCGAGCGTCGGGGCGACCGAGCAGCTCCTGCTCACTGCGGTCCGCGCCGACGGGATCACCGAGCTGGCGAACGCCGCGATCGAGCCGGAGATCCTCGACCTCATCGCGGTCCTGCAGAAGATGGGGGCGATCATCTCCGTCGACACCGACCGGGTGATCCGGATCGAGGGCGTCGACCGCCTCACCGGCTACCGCCACACGGCGCTGTCGGACCGGATCGAGGCTGCCTCGTGGGCCTCGGCCGCGCTCGCCACCGGCGGTGACATCATGGTCCGTGGTGCGACCCAGCCGGAGATGACGACGTTCCTCAACACGTTCCGCAAGGTCGGCGGCGAGTTCGAGATCGACGACGTCGGCATCCGCTTCTACCACCCTGGAGGCGAGCTCCGGTCGATCGTCCTCGAGACGGACGTCCATCCCGGGTTCATGACCGACTGGCAGCAGCCTCTCGTCGTCGCGCTGACCCAGGCCACCGGGCTGTCGATCGTGCACGAGACGGTCTACGAGAACCGGTTCGGGTTCACCGACGCGCTGCGGCGCATGGGTGCCACGATCCAGGTCTACCGGGAGTGCCTCGGTGGGCGCCCGTGCCGGTTCGGTCAGCGCAACTTCTTCCACTCGGCCGTGGTCTCCGGACCGACGCCGTTGCGGGCCGCCGACGTCGAGGTCCCCGACCTGCGCGGCGGGTTCTCGCACCTGATCGCCGCGCTCACCGCGTCGGGGACGTCGACGGTGCACGGCATCGGGCTGATCGACCGGGGCTACGAGCGCTTCACGGAGAAGCTCGGCGCTCTCGGAGCCGAGTTCACGCGGATCTGA
- a CDS encoding lysophospholipid acyltransferase family protein encodes MPFVPPDNRTYRRMAAVVRPVLFAITRRDWHGQENIPATGGFIAAANHVTNLDPLTFAHFLYDNSRAPKILAKASLFTVPVLGGILRRTEMIPVQRNTASAASSLSAAIEALERGECVAVFPEGTLTRDPDLWPMVGKTGVARLALTTRAPVVPIAQWGAHRILGRYKKLLKPFPPKKVTVVAGPPVDLSDLYDRPQDSATLREATDRVMDAVTRLLEEIRAEQAPAVRFDMRAAGKSVPSAGVAGDGPVATDADGAADAQGPAATEGPVGTDGPTATDGPTATDGPTEGAS; translated from the coding sequence GTGCCATTCGTCCCGCCTGACAACCGCACCTACCGTCGCATGGCCGCGGTGGTGCGGCCGGTCCTGTTCGCGATCACGCGACGCGACTGGCACGGCCAGGAGAACATCCCGGCGACGGGAGGGTTCATCGCCGCGGCCAACCACGTGACCAACCTCGACCCGCTGACGTTCGCCCACTTCCTGTACGACAACAGCCGGGCGCCGAAGATCCTCGCGAAGGCGTCGTTGTTCACGGTGCCCGTCCTCGGCGGGATCCTCAGGCGCACGGAGATGATCCCGGTGCAGCGCAACACGGCCTCTGCCGCGTCGTCGCTCTCCGCCGCGATCGAGGCGCTGGAGCGGGGCGAGTGCGTCGCGGTGTTCCCGGAAGGCACCCTCACGCGCGACCCCGACCTGTGGCCGATGGTCGGCAAGACGGGGGTGGCACGCCTGGCGTTGACCACGCGGGCCCCCGTCGTCCCGATCGCCCAGTGGGGCGCGCACCGGATCCTCGGCAGGTACAAGAAGCTCCTCAAGCCGTTCCCGCCGAAGAAGGTCACGGTGGTCGCCGGGCCTCCGGTGGACCTCTCGGACCTGTACGACCGCCCGCAGGACTCGGCGACGCTGCGCGAGGCCACCGACCGGGTCATGGACGCCGTCACGAGGCTCCTCGAGGAGATCCGCGCCGAGCAGGCACCCGCCGTCCGCTTCGACATGCGGGCTGCCGGCAAGTCGGTGCCGTCAGCCGGCGTCGCGGGCGACGGACCGGTCGCGACCGACGCGGACGGAGCCGCCGACGCGCAGGGACCGGCTGCCACCGAGGGGCCGGTCGGTACCGACGGACCGACTGCCACCGACGGACCGACTGCCACCGACGGACCGACCGAAGGCGCTTCGTGA
- a CDS encoding NAD(P)H-dependent glycerol-3-phosphate dehydrogenase, which translates to MTPSPDPTSTDAPPLDAVRPLRAAVLGTGSWGTTFAVVLADAGCEVTLWGRNADVCRQIADEHRNEAYLPGITLPATITATTDPAVALDGVDLVAVAVPSQEARHTLEPMRHLLPPTAVAVSLMKGVELSTDRRMSEVVAEAFAIPTDRVAVVSGPNLAREIAERQPTATVIASSDERTAQLVARACASSYFRPYTNTDVVGVELCGAVKNIIALAVGISQGRGLGFNTMATVITRGLVEITRLGLALGADAETFPGLAGMGDLVATCASPLSRNHTLGLHIGQGLTLAEATVATGGTAEGVKSSRSVLELARSIGVEMPITEAVVAVLHEGLAVDQLAALLLARPHKAEGV; encoded by the coding sequence GTGACGCCGTCGCCGGACCCCACGTCGACCGACGCACCCCCTCTCGACGCGGTACGACCGCTGCGCGCTGCGGTGCTCGGCACCGGGAGCTGGGGCACGACCTTCGCCGTGGTGCTCGCGGACGCGGGGTGCGAGGTCACGCTGTGGGGGCGCAACGCCGACGTGTGCCGCCAGATCGCCGACGAGCACCGCAACGAGGCCTACCTGCCGGGGATCACGCTCCCGGCGACGATCACCGCGACCACGGACCCGGCGGTCGCGCTCGACGGCGTCGACCTCGTCGCGGTGGCCGTGCCGTCGCAGGAGGCACGCCACACGCTCGAACCGATGCGTCACCTGCTGCCGCCGACGGCCGTGGCCGTCTCGCTCATGAAAGGGGTCGAGCTCAGCACCGACCGCCGCATGAGCGAGGTCGTCGCCGAGGCGTTCGCGATCCCGACGGACCGCGTCGCCGTCGTCTCGGGACCGAACCTCGCACGCGAGATCGCCGAGCGTCAGCCGACCGCGACCGTCATCGCCTCGAGCGACGAGCGGACCGCGCAGCTCGTGGCGCGTGCCTGCGCGTCGTCGTACTTCCGCCCGTACACGAACACCGACGTGGTCGGCGTCGAGCTCTGCGGCGCGGTGAAGAACATCATCGCGCTCGCGGTCGGCATCTCCCAGGGGCGCGGGCTCGGCTTCAACACGATGGCGACGGTGATCACGCGCGGGCTCGTCGAGATCACCCGGCTCGGGCTCGCGCTCGGGGCCGACGCCGAGACCTTCCCGGGCCTCGCGGGCATGGGTGACCTGGTGGCGACGTGCGCGTCGCCGCTGTCACGCAACCACACGCTCGGTCTGCACATCGGGCAGGGCCTCACGCTCGCCGAGGCGACCGTCGCGACGGGGGGAACGGCGGAGGGCGTCAAGAGCTCGCGGTCGGTGCTGGAGCTCGCCCGGTCGATCGGCGTCGAGATGCCGATCACCGAAGCCGTCGTCGCGGTCCTGCACGAGGGGCTCGCCGTCGACCAGCTCGCTGCTCTCCTGCTGGCCCGTCCGCACAAGGCCGAAGGGGTCTAG
- a CDS encoding PLP-dependent aspartate aminotransferase family protein has translation MTPDAELSPATLAVVAGRPARAQGAPVNAPVVLSSTYVSAGAPGPDESLYARIDTETWHPFEEVLGRLEDAGRPAVVFGSGMAAIAAAMSLIPPGGRLVMPRHSYQVALGYATDLSERSGVRVTLVDIDDTEAVVAAVNGPEGPASMLWVESPTNPMLEVADIPTLVAAAHAVGALVCVDNTFATPLVQRPLTWGADVVVHSVTKYLAGHSDVVLGAAVATDADLTARLRAYRTLHGAIAGPWEVWLALRGMRTLALRVERSQASAAELAARLHGHPAVVAVRHPSLPDDPGHARAAALMDGFGSIIGLRPRGGAEGARAVVAAVQLWVPATSLGGVESSLERRRRFASESITVPDDLLRLSVGIEDVEDLWADLDRALRSLR, from the coding sequence GTGACCCCTGACGCCGAGCTCTCCCCCGCCACCCTCGCCGTCGTCGCCGGCCGACCCGCCCGCGCGCAGGGGGCGCCGGTGAACGCACCGGTCGTGCTGTCGTCGACCTACGTGTCCGCGGGCGCGCCGGGCCCCGACGAGTCGCTGTACGCGCGGATCGACACCGAGACCTGGCACCCGTTCGAGGAGGTGCTCGGACGGCTCGAGGACGCAGGACGCCCTGCGGTCGTGTTCGGCTCGGGCATGGCGGCGATCGCTGCGGCGATGTCGCTGATCCCTCCTGGTGGGCGCCTCGTGATGCCTCGGCACTCGTACCAGGTCGCCCTCGGCTATGCGACCGACCTGTCCGAGCGGTCCGGTGTGCGCGTGACGCTCGTCGACATCGACGACACCGAGGCCGTCGTCGCCGCGGTGAACGGCCCGGAGGGTCCGGCGTCGATGCTCTGGGTCGAGTCGCCGACCAACCCGATGCTCGAGGTCGCGGACATCCCGACTCTCGTGGCCGCCGCGCATGCGGTCGGCGCGCTCGTGTGTGTCGACAACACGTTCGCGACCCCGCTCGTCCAGCGCCCGCTGACCTGGGGTGCGGACGTCGTCGTGCACTCGGTCACCAAGTACCTGGCCGGGCACTCCGACGTCGTCCTCGGTGCCGCGGTCGCGACGGACGCCGACCTCACCGCACGGCTGCGGGCGTACCGGACCCTGCACGGGGCGATCGCCGGACCCTGGGAGGTCTGGCTGGCCCTCCGGGGCATGCGGACCCTCGCGCTCCGCGTCGAACGGTCCCAGGCGAGCGCCGCGGAGCTGGCCGCGCGGCTGCACGGGCACCCGGCCGTCGTCGCCGTTCGGCACCCCAGCCTGCCGGACGACCCCGGTCACGCGCGTGCGGCGGCGCTCATGGACGGTTTCGGGTCGATCATCGGGCTGCGACCGCGAGGCGGTGCCGAGGGGGCGCGTGCGGTCGTCGCGGCCGTGCAGCTCTGGGTGCCGGCGACCAGCCTCGGGGGGGTCGAGTCGAGCCTCGAGCGACGGCGGCGCTTCGCGAGCGAGTCGATCACCGTCCCGGACGACCTGCTCCGCCTCTCGGTCGGCATCGAGGACGTCGAGGACCTCTGGGCCGACCTCGACCGCGCGCTGCGCTCGCTCCGGTAG
- a CDS encoding D-alanine--D-alanine ligase family protein, translating to MEHETAPVPADPRRPRVMVLFGGRSGEHPISCATAGGVLRAIDRDRYDVVAVGVTPTGRWVLVDDDPDVWGIIDGRLPEVLDSPERVLLPASADERAVQTIRDGEVAAALGEIDVVFPLLHGPFGEDGTLQGMLELVDVRYVGAGVLASAVGMDKHYMKLVLAGQGIPVGPFTVIRPGEWDRNPAAWTAAVEALGLPVFVKPARAGSSLGISRVTDLADLPAAIAEARRHDPKVIVEAGIVGREIECAVLGGRAGGPPRSSLPGEIEVTSSAHGFYDFEAKYLDEASVQLTCPADLPPDVVALVRDVAERTFEAIGCEGLARVDVFVTPDGGVVVNEINTMPGFTPFSMYPRMWKASGLEYADLIDELVQLALERPTGLR from the coding sequence ATGGAACACGAGACTGCACCCGTGCCCGCGGACCCGCGTCGCCCACGCGTCATGGTCCTGTTCGGCGGACGCTCCGGCGAGCACCCGATCAGCTGCGCGACGGCCGGCGGTGTGCTGCGCGCGATCGACCGCGACCGGTACGACGTCGTCGCCGTCGGCGTGACCCCGACCGGACGTTGGGTGCTGGTCGACGACGACCCGGACGTGTGGGGCATCATCGACGGACGGCTCCCCGAGGTCCTCGACTCGCCGGAACGCGTGCTCCTCCCCGCGTCCGCCGACGAGCGCGCGGTGCAGACCATCCGCGACGGCGAGGTGGCCGCGGCACTCGGTGAGATCGACGTCGTCTTCCCCCTGCTGCACGGGCCCTTCGGCGAGGACGGCACGCTCCAGGGCATGCTCGAGCTCGTCGACGTGCGCTACGTCGGCGCGGGCGTCCTGGCGTCCGCGGTCGGCATGGACAAGCACTACATGAAGCTGGTCCTGGCCGGGCAGGGGATCCCGGTCGGCCCGTTCACGGTGATCCGTCCCGGTGAGTGGGACCGCAACCCGGCGGCCTGGACCGCCGCGGTCGAGGCGCTCGGGCTGCCGGTGTTCGTCAAGCCGGCCCGGGCCGGTTCGAGCCTGGGCATCTCCCGGGTCACCGACCTGGCCGACCTCCCGGCCGCGATCGCGGAGGCCCGCCGCCACGACCCGAAGGTGATCGTCGAGGCAGGCATCGTCGGGCGGGAGATCGAGTGCGCGGTGCTCGGTGGCCGCGCCGGTGGCCCGCCCCGCAGCTCCCTGCCGGGCGAGATCGAGGTGACGAGCTCGGCGCACGGGTTCTACGACTTCGAGGCGAAGTACCTCGACGAGGCCAGCGTGCAGCTCACGTGCCCGGCCGATCTGCCGCCGGACGTCGTCGCACTGGTGCGGGACGTCGCCGAGCGGACGTTCGAGGCGATCGGTTGCGAGGGCCTCGCACGCGTCGACGTGTTCGTCACGCCCGACGGGGGAGTCGTCGTGAACGAGATCAACACCATGCCCGGGTTCACACCGTTCTCGATGTACCCGCGGATGTGGAAGGCGTCAGGGCTCGAGTACGCCGACCTGATCGACGAGCTCGTCCAGCTGGCGCTCGAACGCCCGACCGGGCTGCGCTGA
- a CDS encoding DUF3515 domain-containing protein, translated as MPAPRPDRRSRRRPRRWTSAPAGAAASAVIASAGLTGCAPSMHVVPAPDAANPVCASVILALPEALAGLHRISTTSQGTAAWGDPTSSVVLRCGVTPLGPTTDPCVTITDTAGTSVDWVVTSDGSRAGGTWVFVTFGRTPSVELTIPQSLAADQPDAILMEVGQAAAVVHPERACT; from the coding sequence GTGCCCGCGCCTCGACCTGACCGCCGTTCGCGGCGGCGCCCGCGACGGTGGACCTCGGCGCCGGCCGGTGCTGCGGCGTCCGCCGTGATCGCCTCGGCGGGCCTCACCGGGTGCGCGCCGAGCATGCACGTGGTGCCGGCCCCCGATGCCGCGAACCCCGTGTGCGCCAGCGTGATCCTCGCGCTGCCCGAGGCGCTCGCGGGCCTGCACCGGATCTCGACCACGAGCCAGGGCACCGCGGCGTGGGGAGACCCGACGTCGTCGGTCGTGCTGCGCTGCGGCGTCACGCCCCTCGGGCCGACGACGGACCCGTGCGTGACGATCACCGACACGGCCGGCACGAGCGTCGACTGGGTCGTGACCTCGGACGGTTCACGCGCAGGCGGCACCTGGGTCTTCGTGACCTTCGGGCGAACGCCCTCCGTCGAGCTGACCATCCCCCAGAGCCTGGCCGCGGATCAGCCGGACGCGATCCTCATGGAGGTGGGCCAGGCCGCCGCCGTCGTCCACCCCGAGCGTGCGTGCACCTGA
- a CDS encoding thiamine-phosphate kinase produces MDDEQTRVADLSENDLLGRIFPLLPTGPQTLLGPGDDAAVLAAPDGRMVVSLDVLVENRHFRREWSTAADIGWRAAMQNLADIAAMGARPTALVVGLVLPPDLPVGWVTGLARGMAAACAPHDVAVVGGDLSSGDEVVVAVTVHGDLQGRKPVLRSGAVAGDVVALAGVQGRSAAGMELLRSGHPRAHLDLVDAYRRPRPALAAGPAAADAGATAMLDVSDGLLRDAERLALASDVVIDLLDPTESFRADLTVLDGAARLLGTDPLEWVLGGGEDHGLLATFPADAVLPAPFRPVGHVRSAAGSERLGLVLVDGSVPSVTMRGWDHFRA; encoded by the coding sequence GTGGACGACGAGCAGACACGTGTGGCGGACCTGTCGGAGAACGACCTGCTGGGCAGGATCTTCCCGCTGCTCCCGACCGGTCCCCAGACGCTCCTCGGCCCCGGTGACGACGCCGCCGTGCTGGCAGCCCCCGACGGTCGCATGGTCGTGTCGCTCGACGTGCTGGTGGAGAACCGTCACTTCCGCCGCGAGTGGTCGACCGCGGCGGACATCGGCTGGCGGGCGGCGATGCAGAACCTCGCCGACATCGCCGCGATGGGGGCCCGGCCCACGGCCCTCGTCGTGGGCCTCGTCCTGCCCCCGGACCTCCCGGTGGGGTGGGTGACCGGTCTCGCCCGAGGGATGGCGGCCGCGTGCGCGCCGCACGACGTCGCCGTGGTCGGGGGAGACCTCTCCTCCGGGGACGAGGTCGTCGTCGCGGTCACGGTGCACGGCGACCTTCAGGGTCGGAAGCCTGTCCTGCGGTCGGGCGCCGTCGCCGGGGACGTCGTGGCGCTCGCCGGCGTGCAGGGTCGCTCGGCCGCCGGGATGGAGCTGCTCCGGTCCGGTCACCCGCGGGCGCACCTGGACCTCGTGGACGCCTACCGGCGGCCACGGCCGGCTCTCGCGGCCGGGCCCGCCGCTGCCGACGCCGGTGCGACCGCGATGCTCGACGTGTCGGACGGGCTGTTGCGCGACGCCGAGCGGCTCGCGCTCGCGAGCGACGTGGTGATCGACCTGCTCGACCCGACGGAGAGTTTCCGTGCCGACCTGACCGTGCTCGACGGCGCTGCCCGACTGCTCGGCACGGACCCGCTCGAGTGGGTGCTCGGAGGCGGCGAGGACCACGGCCTCCTGGCGACGTTCCCCGCCGATGCCGTGCTGCCCGCGCCGTTCAGGCCGGTCGGGCACGTCCGCAGCGCGGCCGGGTCGGAGCGTCTCGGGCTGGTGCTGGTCGACGGCTCGGTCCCGTCCGTGACGATGCGCGGCTGGGACCACTTCCGCGCGTAG
- a CDS encoding GNAT family N-acetyltransferase, with the protein MGEDDFDDVQIRDAAVPDAARIAAVHIRSWRQAYAGIVPAEHLAALDEADRTRRWEANLRSGPQDNVRTWIAESGQQLLGFATLGPSRDEDAERGDVEIYSIYLDPGTWGRGVARDLMRTLLNEVPSGVTVSLWVMADNERARHFYRRHGFAPDGAERLDVIGGAEVLEVRYRRG; encoded by the coding sequence ATGGGAGAAGACGACTTCGACGACGTGCAGATCCGCGACGCAGCCGTACCCGATGCCGCGCGGATCGCCGCGGTGCACATCCGCTCCTGGCGTCAGGCGTACGCCGGCATCGTCCCTGCGGAGCACCTCGCGGCGCTCGACGAGGCCGATCGCACGCGTCGCTGGGAGGCGAACCTCCGGTCCGGCCCCCAGGACAACGTCCGGACGTGGATCGCCGAGTCCGGGCAGCAGCTCCTCGGCTTCGCGACTCTCGGGCCGAGCCGCGACGAGGACGCCGAGCGCGGGGACGTCGAGATCTACTCCATCTACCTGGACCCCGGAACCTGGGGCCGGGGTGTCGCCCGCGACCTCATGCGGACCCTCCTCAACGAGGTCCCGAGCGGGGTCACGGTCTCGCTCTGGGTGATGGCCGACAACGAGCGTGCGCGCCACTTCTACCGCCGTCACGGGTTCGCTCCCGACGGTGCCGAACGGCTCGACGTCATCGGTGGCGCCGAGGTGCTCGAGGTCCGCTACCGCCGAGGCTGA